A DNA window from Pseudorasbora parva isolate DD20220531a chromosome 19, ASM2467924v1, whole genome shotgun sequence contains the following coding sequences:
- the LOC137047259 gene encoding E3 ubiquitin-protein ligase TRIM39-like, which translates to MSSSSGRLTDELQCSICLDVFTDPVTTPCGHNFCKTCLNKCWDNSQTCNCPYCKETFKQRPDLKINTTLREVVDHYKKKSPEKKTEVLKKPEVVCDVCKDRKQKALKSCLVCQSSYCETHLEPHLRVAGLKKHKLINPVRNLEDYICQKHERPLELFCRDDQTCVCLSCTEGDHKNHNTVPLEEESEEKKTQLMKTQKDVQQMIQDRIKKIQDVKHSAEVRKRNTVEEKAACVELFTDLIRSIERCQTELLEMMEEQQKALEKQEEELIEELEQEITELKMRNTELEQLSHTEDHLHLLQIYSSLCSSRNTRNWPEISVKTDESLETLRRALTQLQDTLQEKLTHTDLKRMQQYAVDVTLDPDTAHPDLILSDDGKQVRDGDIRQKLPDTPERFDRYAIVLGKEGFSSGRFYFEVQVKGKSKWTLGVARESVDRKGKITLRPSNGFWTVWLRNGNKYIACADPPVSLCLRVKPQRVGVFVDYEEGLVSFYDVESSSHIYSFTAQSFTEKLYPFFCPCTNDGGKNSTPLIITPVKYNK; encoded by the exons ATGTCTTCCTCCAGCGGTCGACTGACGGACGAGCTTCAGTGCTCTATATGTCTGGACGTGTTCACTGATCCAGTCACCACTCCATGTGGACACAACTTCTGCAAGACCTGTCTGAATAAGTGCTGGGACAACagccagacctgcaactgtccaTACTGTAAAGAAACATTCAAGCAAAGACCTGATCTCAAGATTAATACCACACTCAGAGAAGTTGTAGATCACTATAAAAAGAAAAGTCCTGAGAAAAAAACTGAAGTTCTGAAAAAACCTGAAGTTGTGTGTGACGTCTGTAAGGACAGAAAGCAGAAAGCCCTGAAGTCGTGTCTGGTGTGTCAGAGCTCTTACTGTGAAACTCACCTGGAGCCTCATTTGAGAGTGGCAGGTTTAAAGAAACACAAACTGATCAATCCTGTGAGGAATCTGGAGGACTATATCTGTCAGAAACATGAGAGACCTCTGGAGCTGTTCTGTAGAGATgatcagacgtgtgtgtgtctgtcctgCACTGAAGGAGATCACAAGAACCACAACACTGTTCCTCTagaagaggagagtgaagagaAGAAG ACTCAACTGatgaagacacagaaagacgtGCAGCAGATGATCCAGGACAGAATCAAGAAGATTCAAGACGTCAAACACTCAGCAGAAGTCAGAAAA AGAAACACAGTGGAGGAGAAAGCAGCCTGTGTTGAGCTCTTCACTGATCTCATCCGCTCCATTGAGAGATGTCAGACTGAACTGCTGGAGATGATGGAGGAGCAGCAGAAAGCTTTGGAGAAACAGGAGGAAGAGCTCATTGAGGAGCTGGAGCAGGAGATCACTGAGCTAAAGATGAGAAACACTGAGCTGGAGCAGCTCTCACACACTGAAGATCACCTCCACCTCCTACAG ATTTACTCATCCCTGTGCAGCTCTAGAAACACCAGGAACTGGCCTGAGATCAGTGTGAAGACTGATGAGAGTCTGGAGACTCTGAGGAGAGCTCTGACTCAACTGCAGGACACTCTACAGGagaaactcacacacactg ATCTGAAGAGGATGCAGCAGTATGCag TGGATGTGACTCTGGATCCTGATACAGCTCATCCTGATCTCATCCTGTCTGATGATGGAAAACAAGTGAGAGATGGAGACATTAGACAGAAACTCCCAGACACACCAGAGAGATTTGATAGATATGCAATTGTCCTGGGAAAAGAGGGATTCTCCTCGGGGAGATTTTATTTTGAGGTGCAGGTGAAGGGAAAGAGTAAATGGACTTTAGGAGTGGCCAGAGAATCTGTTGATAGGAAGGGAAAGATCACACTGAGACCCAGTAATGGATTCTGGACTGTGTGGCTGAGGAATGGGAATAAATATATCGCCTGTGCTGATCCTCCAGTCTCTCTGTGTCTGAGAGTGAAGCCGCAGCGGGTCGGTGTGTTTGTGGATTATGAGGAGGGTCTCGTCTCCTTTTATGATGTGGAGTCCAGCTCTCATATCTACTCTTTCACTGCTCAGTCTTTCACTGAAAAACTCTATCCATTTTTCTGCCCGTGTACGAATGATGGAGGTAAAAACTCAACTCCTCTGATCATCACACCTGTCAAATACAATAAATGA